A DNA window from Aureibaculum sp. 2308TA14-22 contains the following coding sequences:
- a CDS encoding 3-hydroxyacyl-ACP dehydratase, with protein MLLRNLYKIQSFNYNEGQLESEIFINKDHEIFKGHFPNNPVMPGVCMIQIIKELTEKALDKKLFMGKSTNIKFMALINPEVNNTLVLNLDIKSEDDTFKVKNTTKMGDTVALKFNGVYRVVD; from the coding sequence ATGTTACTTAGAAACTTATACAAAATACAGTCCTTTAACTATAACGAAGGGCAATTAGAATCAGAAATTTTTATTAATAAAGATCATGAGATTTTTAAAGGTCATTTTCCTAATAATCCTGTTATGCCTGGGGTTTGTATGATTCAAATTATAAAGGAACTCACAGAAAAGGCCTTAGACAAAAAACTGTTTATGGGAAAATCGACTAACATTAAATTTATGGCATTGATTAATCCTGAAGTAAATAACACTTTGGTATTAAATTTGGATATAAAAAGTGAAGACGATACATTTAAAGTGAAAAACACTACCAAAATGGGTGATACGGTTGCCTTAAAATTTAATGGAGTTTACCGAGTTGTAGATTAA
- a CDS encoding outer membrane lipoprotein carrier protein LolA — protein sequence MLRVIVTFLFLGITVIHAQKTMTAQEIVEFKKNVKSVAAKTKTISSDFDQYKHMEFLSNDIKTSGKMQFKVPNLVKWSYTKPFLYSVIFKEGKLLINDEGKKSDVNIGSNKLFKKLNQLIVKSISGDMFDNTEFTMNFVKTTNNYVVTFDSKDAELKKYIKQFVLHFNKQNYAVIEVKMVEPSDDYTQIVFKNRKENQTIKDEVFSN from the coding sequence ATGCTTAGAGTAATAGTTACTTTTTTGTTTTTGGGAATAACTGTAATCCATGCTCAAAAAACAATGACAGCACAAGAAATTGTGGAGTTTAAAAAAAATGTGAAGAGTGTAGCTGCAAAGACCAAAACCATCAGTAGCGATTTTGACCAATACAAGCACATGGAATTTTTATCCAATGACATAAAAACTTCTGGTAAAATGCAGTTTAAAGTTCCAAATTTGGTGAAATGGTCATATACCAAACCTTTTCTGTATAGCGTAATTTTTAAAGAAGGCAAATTGCTAATTAATGACGAAGGCAAAAAAAGCGATGTAAATATTGGTTCAAATAAATTGTTTAAAAAACTGAATCAACTTATTGTTAAAAGCATTAGCGGTGATATGTTTGATAATACCGAATTTACCATGAACTTTGTTAAAACTACTAACAATTATGTAGTTACGTTTGATTCTAAAGATGCTGAACTTAAAAAATACATCAAACAATTTGTTCTACATTTTAATAAGCAAAATTATGCGGTTATAGAAGTTAAAATGGTAGAACCTTCTGATGATTACACACAAATTGTTTTTAAAAATAGAAAAGAAAACCAAACCATAAAAGATGAGGTTTTTTCTAACTAG
- a CDS encoding polysaccharide deacetylase family protein has translation MLKFGRVNSFFFVLVLLVFTFGFPKFSYLIIFLSWLTVTVIGSFHMRWNYHLNALSSNPKISNKQIAITFDDGPNLEFTPQILALLKKHNAKATFFCIGKNIEKHSEMLKQIADGGHVIGNHSHSHSNTFGFFSSNKVIKEVNKTNKLINKSLNLNCNLFRPPFGVTNPAIKNAIKKTGHHVIGWNVRSLDTKIKEPREILKRITKNLKAGDVILLHDTNKRTVVVLEQLLLFLREQQFETITVDKLFDIEAYA, from the coding sequence ATGCTAAAATTTGGACGTGTAAATAGCTTCTTTTTTGTATTAGTTTTGTTGGTTTTTACATTTGGTTTTCCAAAATTCAGTTACTTAATTATTTTTTTAAGTTGGCTAACAGTTACTGTAATTGGCTCATTTCATATGAGATGGAACTATCATCTTAACGCTTTAAGTTCCAATCCAAAAATCAGTAATAAACAAATTGCCATTACGTTTGATGATGGGCCAAATCTAGAATTTACCCCTCAAATATTAGCACTATTAAAAAAGCACAATGCCAAGGCTACCTTTTTTTGTATTGGAAAAAACATTGAAAAACACTCAGAAATGTTGAAACAAATTGCTGATGGAGGTCATGTAATAGGTAATCATTCGCATAGCCATTCCAATACTTTCGGATTCTTTTCGTCTAATAAAGTCATCAAAGAGGTAAATAAAACTAATAAATTGATAAATAAATCATTAAATTTAAATTGTAATTTATTTAGACCACCATTTGGCGTTACAAATCCTGCGATTAAAAATGCTATAAAAAAAACTGGACACCACGTTATTGGTTGGAATGTTAGGTCACTAGACACAAAAATAAAAGAACCCAGAGAAATTTTAAAAAGAATTACTAAAAACCTAAAAGCAGGTGATGTTATTTTATTACATGATACTAATAAAAGAACGGTCGTAGTTTTGGAACAATTATTGTTATTTTTACGCGAACAGCAATTTGAAACCATAACGGTTGACAAATTATTTGATATTGAAGCTTATGCTTAG
- a CDS encoding beta-ketoacyl synthase N-terminal-like domain-containing protein, translated as MKACYINGLGCVSAQRTTEGHFLDDVQVYDTNILPVINPNYKDYIPPAAARRMAKGVKMGVVASSLALKEAEIETPEAIITGTGMGCVQDSEKFVSAVIDNDEQYLTPTSFIQSTHNTVGAQIALGLQCKAYNFTYVHAAVSFESCLIDAQLLFNENEASNILVGGVDEHGKHTNVLHRLIGHIKEDEVGSSDLITSTTKGTIFGEGAVFFALSDKKNENSYARLTDLEIFSRLGQDELETRIANFLENNNLSIQDIDAVVLGNNGDVEFDRYYDNLQKGIFKNTQQIYYKHLCGEFNTASSFGCWVASHILKSQHIPEVLKINDIGSETYKNVLLYNQYRGENHSLVVLQSC; from the coding sequence ATGAAGGCTTGCTATATAAATGGTTTGGGATGTGTATCTGCACAACGTACGACTGAAGGTCACTTTTTAGACGATGTTCAAGTTTATGATACCAATATTTTACCGGTCATCAATCCAAATTACAAAGACTATATTCCACCTGCTGCAGCAAGACGAATGGCAAAGGGGGTAAAAATGGGTGTTGTGGCTTCTAGTTTGGCCTTAAAAGAAGCGGAAATTGAAACACCTGAAGCCATTATTACGGGAACTGGAATGGGCTGTGTACAAGATTCCGAAAAATTTGTTAGTGCAGTTATCGATAATGATGAACAATATTTAACTCCAACTTCTTTTATACAATCCACGCACAATACCGTTGGGGCTCAAATCGCTCTCGGATTGCAGTGTAAGGCTTACAACTTTACCTATGTACATGCCGCAGTTTCCTTTGAATCTTGCCTTATAGATGCTCAGTTGCTATTCAATGAAAATGAAGCATCAAATATTTTGGTAGGTGGAGTTGACGAACACGGAAAACATACCAATGTATTACACCGATTAATTGGGCATATTAAAGAAGATGAAGTTGGTAGTTCAGATTTGATAACTTCTACCACTAAAGGTACTATTTTTGGAGAAGGAGCAGTTTTTTTCGCTTTATCTGATAAGAAAAATGAAAACAGTTACGCAAGATTAACTGATTTAGAAATTTTTAGCCGTTTAGGGCAAGACGAATTGGAAACTAGAATTGCTAATTTTTTAGAGAACAACAATTTATCCATTCAGGATATTGATGCTGTTGTACTGGGAAATAATGGTGATGTTGAGTTTGATAGGTATTATGATAATCTACAAAAAGGAATATTTAAGAACACGCAACAAATCTATTATAAACATTTATGTGGGGAGTTTAATACGGCATCTTCGTTTGGGTGTTGGGTGGCTTCTCATATATTAAAAAGCCAACATATTCCTGAAGTTCTAAAAATTAATGATATTGGTTCTGAAACTTATAAAAATGTATTGTTGTATAATCAATATCGTGGTGAAAATCATAGTTTAGTAGTTTTACAATCATGCTAA
- a CDS encoding beta-ketoacyl-[acyl-carrier-protein] synthase family protein — translation MSKGVAITGMGIISSIGNSVEENLNALLESKHGISKISNIKTRHKDEIKVGEIKLTNDELLEQLNLSESNNYSRTAMLGVIAAKEAIKNAHITDIRDCRTGLISATSVGGMDMTEKYYYEYLEDETHRKYIEGHNGGDATQKIAEQLGITDFATTISTACSSSANAIMLGVRMIKAGKLDRVVVGGADCLSKFTINGFKTLMILSDTYCKPFDKDRTGLNLGEAAAFLVLESDEIVAKHNKKVLAYVSGYGNANDAFHQTASSENGEGATLAMQKAFKTSGLEPRQIDYINAHGTATPNNDLSESIAIQRVFGSDVPDLSSTKAFTGHTLAAAGAIEAVYAVLAMQHNAVFPNLNYTNAIEETGIVPITEVKEKNINHVLSNSFGFGGNCSTVIFSKN, via the coding sequence ATGTCTAAAGGAGTTGCCATTACTGGGATGGGTATCATTTCTTCAATCGGAAATTCGGTTGAAGAAAATCTGAATGCCTTGCTAGAAAGCAAACACGGTATCTCCAAGATTTCCAATATAAAAACACGTCATAAAGACGAAATTAAGGTAGGTGAGATTAAACTGACCAATGACGAATTGCTGGAGCAATTAAATTTATCAGAATCTAATAATTACAGTAGAACTGCCATGCTGGGTGTAATAGCAGCAAAAGAAGCTATTAAAAATGCTCATATTACCGATATTAGAGATTGTAGAACGGGACTGATTTCTGCTACCAGTGTTGGGGGAATGGACATGACTGAAAAATACTATTACGAATATTTGGAAGATGAAACCCATCGTAAATACATTGAAGGGCATAATGGAGGAGATGCCACTCAAAAAATTGCAGAACAATTAGGAATTACCGATTTTGCAACTACAATAAGTACGGCCTGTTCCTCCTCTGCAAATGCCATAATGCTTGGGGTGAGGATGATAAAAGCAGGTAAACTAGATAGAGTAGTGGTAGGTGGTGCCGATTGTTTGTCAAAATTTACCATCAATGGATTTAAAACTTTGATGATTCTTTCGGACACCTATTGCAAACCTTTTGATAAAGATAGAACTGGATTGAATTTAGGAGAAGCTGCCGCTTTTTTAGTGTTGGAATCAGATGAAATTGTAGCAAAACATAATAAAAAAGTATTGGCTTATGTTTCTGGTTATGGAAATGCAAATGATGCCTTTCATCAAACGGCTTCATCAGAAAATGGAGAAGGAGCGACATTAGCCATGCAAAAAGCCTTTAAAACTTCAGGATTAGAACCTAGGCAGATAGATTATATCAATGCCCATGGCACAGCGACACCGAACAACGATTTATCGGAAAGTATTGCCATTCAACGTGTTTTTGGTAGCGATGTTCCGGATTTAAGTTCCACCAAGGCCTTTACTGGACATACACTGGCGGCAGCGGGAGCCATTGAAGCCGTTTACGCTGTTTTGGCAATGCAGCACAATGCTGTTTTTCCGAATTTAAATTATACCAACGCTATTGAAGAGACAGGAATTGTACCTATAACAGAAGTAAAAGAAAAGAACATTAATCACGTACTTTCCAATTCCTTTGGTTTTGGAGGGAATTGTTCCACCGTAATATTTTCTAAAAATTAA
- a CDS encoding phosphopantetheine-binding protein, producing MEALKLELKEKIIEQLNLEDVEVSEIGDKDPLFGDGLGLDSIDALELIVMLDKDYGIKLTDPKEGKKIFESVEVMASYITENRTK from the coding sequence ATGGAAGCTTTAAAATTAGAATTAAAAGAAAAAATTATAGAACAGCTCAATTTGGAAGATGTTGAGGTGAGTGAAATTGGCGATAAGGATCCTCTTTTTGGTGACGGATTGGGGCTTGATTCTATTGATGCCTTAGAACTGATTGTAATGCTAGACAAAGATTATGGTATCAAATTAACCGACCCTAAAGAAGGGAAGAAAATATTTGAATCTGTTGAAGTTATGGCTTCTTATATTACAGAAAATAGAACGAAGTAA
- a CDS encoding 3-oxoacyl-ACP synthase has translation MNLEYYISSYCHIRNNELSINGTSFFIEEKNVTFSDFSKKIYKELNLSYSKFFKMDNLSKLAFLGAECVLNSESEEEHDDVAIILTNKASSLDTDRKHQASIQNKDSFYPSPAIFVYTLPNIAIGEISIKHQLRSENAFFIFDAFNANFLHKYTNSLLTNNKAESVLCGWVDYDGDNYDCFMYQVSRKGKIKHTTNDLNNLYKTKE, from the coding sequence TTGAATTTAGAATATTACATATCAAGTTATTGCCATATTAGAAATAATGAGCTTTCAATTAATGGAACATCATTTTTTATAGAAGAAAAAAATGTAACTTTTTCTGATTTTTCTAAAAAAATCTACAAAGAGTTGAATTTAAGTTATTCAAAATTTTTTAAAATGGATAACTTAAGTAAATTAGCATTTTTGGGAGCGGAATGTGTTTTGAATTCTGAAAGTGAGGAGGAGCATGATGATGTTGCTATTATTTTAACAAACAAAGCATCAAGTTTAGATACGGACAGAAAGCATCAGGCAAGCATTCAAAATAAAGATAGTTTTTATCCTAGTCCCGCCATATTTGTGTACACCCTTCCCAATATTGCTATTGGCGAAATAAGTATCAAGCATCAGTTGAGGAGCGAGAATGCTTTTTTTATATTTGATGCTTTTAATGCAAACTTTTTACATAAGTACACGAATAGTTTGCTAACTAACAATAAGGCAGAAAGTGTACTTTGTGGATGGGTAGATTATGATGGTGATAATTACGATTGCTTTATGTACCAAGTATCCCGAAAAGGAAAAATAAAACATACAACCAACGATTTAAATAACCTATATAAAACAAAGGAATAA
- a CDS encoding beta-ketoacyl synthase N-terminal-like domain-containing protein: MSKIYLTYNNIISSLGFTTAENIESVSKGISGIKKVDDKNLSQIPFYSSLVDTELLNNTFQQIGDKTKFTRLEKMMLLSLYDVLEQSELELTDKTGLIISTTKGNVDVLDAKSKFPKERAYLAELGKQIQQFFGFKNEAIALSNACVSGVLAVSVAKRLIQSELYDNVLIVSGDIVSEFIVSGFQSFQAISDASCKPFSKNRKGINIGEAAASILVTKEKKMLSEDAVQILGDGSCNDANHISGPSRTGEGLFRSMQSAFKEADIETEIIDYISAHGTATNYNDEMEAIAFNRMGLEKTPVNSLKGYYGHTLGASGLLETIIGMQSLYNNTLYASSGFDELGVSQPINVIKETQSQQLTTFLKTASGFGGCNTAAIFKKVN, translated from the coding sequence GTGTCCAAAATTTACCTAACATATAACAATATTATCTCTAGTCTGGGTTTTACTACTGCTGAGAATATAGAAAGTGTCTCAAAAGGCATATCGGGCATTAAAAAAGTAGATGATAAAAACCTATCACAAATACCGTTTTATTCATCTTTGGTCGACACTGAACTACTAAACAATACTTTTCAGCAAATTGGCGATAAAACCAAGTTTACCCGATTAGAAAAAATGATGCTCTTATCATTATATGATGTTTTAGAGCAGTCAGAGTTAGAGTTAACTGACAAAACAGGACTTATCATTTCAACCACAAAAGGAAATGTTGATGTGCTGGATGCCAAATCAAAATTCCCAAAAGAACGAGCATATTTGGCAGAATTAGGTAAACAAATTCAACAATTTTTCGGATTTAAAAATGAAGCTATTGCACTTTCAAATGCTTGTGTGTCTGGTGTTTTAGCAGTTTCCGTGGCAAAACGATTAATTCAATCGGAGTTGTATGACAATGTGTTGATAGTGAGTGGAGATATTGTTTCTGAATTTATAGTATCAGGATTTCAATCTTTCCAAGCCATAAGTGATGCCTCGTGTAAACCCTTTTCTAAAAATAGAAAGGGAATTAATATTGGTGAAGCTGCTGCTTCAATTTTGGTAACCAAAGAAAAAAAAATGCTTTCTGAGGATGCCGTTCAAATTCTTGGTGATGGTTCTTGCAACGATGCAAATCACATTTCTGGTCCTTCTCGAACTGGAGAAGGGCTGTTTAGAAGCATGCAATCTGCTTTTAAGGAAGCTGATATTGAAACAGAAATTATAGATTATATTTCTGCACATGGTACCGCTACAAACTATAACGATGAAATGGAAGCCATTGCTTTTAACAGAATGGGTTTAGAAAAAACACCTGTTAATAGTTTAAAAGGATATTATGGGCATACACTTGGAGCTTCAGGCTTATTGGAAACCATCATCGGGATGCAATCATTGTACAACAATACACTTTATGCTTCAAGTGGTTTTGACGAATTGGGCGTTTCGCAACCCATAAATGTCATCAAAGAGACACAATCACAACAGTTGACAACTTTTCTAAAAACCGCATCGGGATTTGGTGGCTGTAATACCGCCGCAATCTTTAAAAAAGTAAATTAA
- a CDS encoding sensor histidine kinase, producing the protein MASRNFYLQLILRVSLITLTALGVAFLFENEYYILSVFILALLILQAWQLVYYINNINRKIAYFFDAIRNEDFTLHFPEKDLIKSFKKLNHSLNRVNALIQDIHLKKQEQEQFYQEIIKQANIGILAFNVKGHIVFSNPTVERLLNYKPLNHIKQLAQVDKRLYALFEDLKPFEQKLFQLTNEREKIQLAIKSTSINIDMQELLLVVIQDINKELDEKETDSWIKLIRVLTHEIMNTITPITSISESILRYFKNDDKMINAETIETKHIENTVKGLEVIKEQGSDLMSFVKSYRTLLSVPEPDKEIIDAKKLLSKVIVLIQQDDGTNNVEIKLEINPENLELFIDSKQITQVMINLGKNAMQSLKNKKNGIIEISAGVNKSNKKYITISDNGAGIAPELIEEVFVPFFTTKDSGTGIGLSLSKQIMQLHGGSLIVHSIPDEITTFVLSF; encoded by the coding sequence ATGGCAAGTAGAAACTTTTATTTACAGCTTATACTTAGAGTGTCACTGATAACCTTAACGGCCCTTGGAGTAGCGTTCTTATTTGAGAATGAATATTATATCTTGTCTGTTTTTATATTGGCTTTGCTAATCTTACAAGCATGGCAATTAGTTTACTATATCAATAATATCAACAGAAAAATAGCCTATTTTTTTGATGCTATAAGAAACGAAGATTTTACGTTACACTTTCCTGAAAAAGATTTAATCAAGTCGTTTAAAAAATTGAATCATAGCCTTAACAGGGTTAATGCATTAATTCAAGACATTCATTTAAAAAAGCAAGAACAAGAACAGTTTTATCAAGAAATTATAAAACAAGCAAATATTGGAATTCTCGCTTTTAATGTTAAAGGGCATATTGTTTTTTCTAACCCGACTGTAGAAAGGTTATTGAATTATAAACCATTGAATCATATTAAACAATTAGCACAAGTAGATAAGAGGCTTTACGCTTTATTTGAAGATTTAAAACCTTTTGAACAAAAATTATTTCAACTGACTAATGAGAGAGAGAAAATACAATTAGCAATTAAATCTACATCAATAAATATTGATATGCAAGAGCTTTTGTTGGTTGTAATACAAGATATTAATAAAGAATTGGATGAAAAAGAAACAGATTCTTGGATAAAATTGATACGTGTTTTAACTCATGAAATCATGAATACTATTACACCAATAACCTCCATTTCAGAATCTATTTTAAGGTATTTTAAGAATGATGATAAAATGATAAATGCTGAAACCATCGAAACGAAGCATATAGAAAATACAGTAAAAGGACTTGAAGTTATTAAGGAACAGGGTAGTGATTTGATGAGTTTTGTAAAATCCTACAGAACATTATTGAGTGTTCCAGAGCCTGATAAGGAAATTATTGATGCTAAAAAACTATTAAGTAAAGTTATCGTTTTAATTCAACAAGATGATGGGACTAACAATGTGGAAATTAAACTGGAGATTAATCCAGAAAATTTGGAGTTATTTATTGATAGTAAGCAGATTACTCAAGTTATGATAAATTTAGGTAAAAATGCAATGCAGTCTTTGAAGAACAAGAAGAATGGTATTATTGAAATTTCTGCAGGGGTTAATAAATCAAACAAAAAATACATTACTATCTCTGATAATGGTGCTGGTATAGCTCCAGAGCTGATTGAAGAGGTTTTTGTTCCATTTTTTACAACCAAAGATTCAGGAACAGGAATAGGGTTAAGCCTTTCAAAACAAATTATGCAACTACATGGCGGTAGTTTAATTGTGCATTCAATTCCAGATGAAATTACCACATTTGTATTGTCTTTTTAA
- a CDS encoding sigma-54-dependent transcriptional regulator, whose protein sequence is MTDGKILIVDDNKSVLSALEILLQFEYKSIEMLSNPNQISSFKNLAEFDIVLLDMNFSAGINSGNEGLYWLKEIKKKVPNVSVIMMTAYGAIDLAVKALKEGASDFILKPWNNDKLLTTIKSAYLLRKSQKEVHKLKEKESNLKQFINQDKNYIIGNSKALTAVLNLTRKVAKTDINVLITGENGTGKELIARELHRMSARKNEVFINVDMGSISESLFESELFGHTKGSFTDAKEDRAGKFEAANGGTLFLDEIGNLSLQAQAKLLSAIQNKIIVRVGSNKPISVDIRLVCATNCNLEQMVKDGIFREDLLYRINTIHLEVPPLRDRDNDVILLADFYLNKFASKYGKQGLRMNAPVQDKFRDYRWPGNVRELRHAIERAVILCDGNVLKPSDFSWTNNALSTLETDIATLDEMEKIMITNALNKHDGNYSAAANQLGVSRQTLYNKVKKMS, encoded by the coding sequence ATGACTGATGGTAAAATTTTAATTGTTGATGATAATAAAAGCGTATTAAGTGCTTTAGAAATATTATTGCAATTTGAGTATAAAAGTATTGAAATGCTATCTAACCCAAATCAGATTTCTTCATTTAAAAACCTCGCTGAATTTGATATTGTTTTGTTAGATATGAATTTTTCTGCTGGCATTAATTCGGGAAATGAAGGTTTGTACTGGTTGAAGGAAATTAAAAAGAAAGTCCCTAATGTTTCTGTAATTATGATGACGGCTTACGGAGCTATTGATTTAGCTGTTAAAGCATTAAAAGAAGGGGCGTCAGATTTTATACTCAAGCCATGGAATAACGATAAATTATTGACAACAATAAAGTCGGCTTATTTATTGCGAAAATCTCAAAAAGAAGTACATAAATTAAAAGAAAAGGAGAGTAATTTAAAACAATTTATAAATCAAGATAAAAATTACATAATAGGAAATTCCAAGGCTCTTACTGCTGTGTTAAACCTTACTCGAAAAGTAGCAAAAACAGATATTAATGTTTTAATAACCGGTGAAAATGGTACAGGAAAGGAGCTGATTGCTAGAGAATTACATAGAATGTCAGCAAGAAAGAATGAAGTTTTTATTAATGTTGATATGGGTTCAATATCTGAATCATTGTTTGAAAGTGAATTATTTGGACATACAAAAGGTTCTTTTACAGATGCCAAAGAAGATAGGGCAGGTAAGTTTGAAGCTGCCAATGGAGGAACGTTGTTTTTAGACGAAATTGGGAACCTATCGCTACAGGCTCAAGCTAAATTATTGTCAGCCATCCAAAATAAAATTATTGTTCGCGTAGGATCAAACAAACCAATTTCAGTAGATATTCGTTTAGTATGTGCAACAAATTGCAATCTGGAGCAAATGGTAAAAGATGGAATATTTAGAGAGGATTTGTTGTACAGAATTAACACGATACATCTAGAAGTTCCACCTTTACGAGATCGGGATAACGATGTTATACTATTGGCCGATTTTTATTTAAACAAATTTGCTTCTAAATATGGAAAACAAGGCCTGAGGATGAATGCACCTGTTCAGGATAAGTTTAGAGACTATCGCTGGCCAGGAAATGTGCGTGAATTAAGACATGCCATAGAAAGAGCTGTAATATTATGTGATGGAAATGTATTGAAACCATCAGACTTTTCTTGGACAAATAATGCTTTATCTACCTTAGAGACAGATATAGCCACGTTAGATGAAATGGAAAAAATAATGATTACCAATGCTCTAAATAAACATGATGGAAATTACAGTGCAGCAGCAAATCAATTAGGAGTTTCTAGGCAAACGTTGTATAATAAGGTTAAGAAAATGAGCTAA
- a CDS encoding TolC family protein produces the protein MVKSITAQKAWTLDECVAYAIEHNLALNNFKYNSNANKETYKQSIRNLLPNLNGYADYNIRYGRSVNDFTNDIINTDFFSNNYSLSSSVDIFQGFQKINSIKASKLLYKAAKEDVLQQKYLLAFRVMSAFYDIRFYEGLLIISEEQAEISQTNYNLVKRQVELGLKAGADLYEAESVLLTDQLAVTQSKNSLEAAQLKLIQEMNLEGETTITINTALSELSEAENNNLTIETDSVYNTATNFIPLIKAEKLRTEAAKKEVAIARGNLYPSISLFAGYGTGYYETNVDDANQIIAFNTQFKDNASKYVGVSLNIPIFNRWANRSNIKQQKIELQGANNSLDIQKQELYKLIQQLVQDQKSFSVEVEQSTKKMKAQELSFSIAQKKYEKGMISSIELYQAKNLYTKAQNENLQVKLQLKVTEKTLDFYKGLPVFNLTRNK, from the coding sequence ATGGTAAAATCCATTACTGCCCAAAAAGCTTGGACTTTGGATGAATGTGTGGCCTATGCTATTGAGCATAACTTAGCATTAAATAATTTTAAATATAATAGTAACGCTAACAAAGAAACTTACAAGCAATCTATTCGTAACTTACTACCTAATCTAAATGGATATGCAGATTATAATATTCGTTATGGACGCTCGGTTAATGATTTTACTAATGACATTATTAATACCGATTTTTTCTCAAATAATTATTCGTTAAGTTCATCGGTTGATATTTTTCAAGGATTTCAGAAGATAAATTCCATAAAGGCTTCAAAACTACTTTACAAAGCGGCAAAAGAAGATGTACTGCAGCAAAAATATTTATTGGCTTTCAGAGTGATGTCGGCTTTTTATGACATTCGGTTTTATGAAGGTCTTTTGATTATTTCGGAAGAACAAGCAGAAATTTCTCAAACAAATTACAATTTAGTGAAGCGACAAGTTGAATTGGGTTTGAAAGCTGGAGCCGACTTGTACGAAGCTGAATCTGTATTGTTAACGGATCAATTAGCAGTTACTCAAAGTAAAAACAGTTTGGAAGCGGCTCAATTGAAGTTAATTCAAGAGATGAATTTAGAAGGAGAGACAACAATTACTATAAATACTGCTTTAAGCGAATTGTCAGAAGCAGAAAACAACAACTTAACTATAGAAACGGATTCAGTTTATAATACTGCGACAAATTTTATACCACTAATTAAAGCGGAAAAACTGAGAACTGAAGCTGCAAAAAAAGAAGTTGCCATTGCAAGAGGAAATTTATATCCTTCAATTTCCCTATTTGCTGGATATGGCACTGGTTATTACGAAACAAACGTTGACGATGCAAACCAAATTATTGCTTTTAATACTCAATTTAAGGACAATGCTTCAAAATATGTAGGTGTTTCTCTGAATATCCCAATTTTTAACCGTTGGGCTAATCGTTCAAATATCAAGCAACAAAAAATAGAACTACAAGGAGCTAACAACAGTTTAGATATACAAAAACAAGAACTTTATAAACTGATTCAACAATTGGTACAGGACCAAAAATCATTCAGTGTAGAAGTTGAGCAAAGCACAAAAAAAATGAAAGCACAAGAATTGTCTTTTTCTATTGCACAAAAAAAATATGAAAAGGGGATGATAAGTTCGATAGAACTCTATCAAGCAAAAAATTTATACACTAAAGCACAAAACGAAAATTTACAAGTAAAATTACAGTTGAAAGTAACAGAAAAAACATTAGATTTTTATAAAGGATTACCAGTTTTTAATTTAACAAGAAATAAGTAA